From Lolium perenne isolate Kyuss_39 chromosome 5, Kyuss_2.0, whole genome shotgun sequence, a single genomic window includes:
- the LOC127299883 gene encoding uncharacterized protein isoform X1, translating into MASSHILFFLFIHCGKAAFQFRDLGRASRTGIFSIMCRFQMYVHSRNVGIVTGWLQFRYNYTYGDIDDSIESITHLPMLQVAADADAGVHDDDHQCLCPWPRCRFQVDPWLGASSFLNAFSTVSPSLHYLIKRGYDETFIDCNTIPICRVHQDQLSSLEHYWIAFPLVSVLISMCMKQNFRCQSSCASTKLGDNHMIERHTCT; encoded by the exons ATGGCTTCTTCACACATCCTTTTTTTCCTCTTCATCCACT GTGGAAAGGCAGCCTTTCAATTCAGGGATCTCGGACGTGCATCTCGAACTGGAATATTCTCCATCATGTGTCGTTTCCAGATGTACGTGCATTCGAG AAACGTTGGAATCGTCACCGGCTGGCTGCAGTTCAG GTACAACTATACTTACGGAGACATAGATGATTCGATTGAATCGATCACGCATCTGCCGATGCTGCAAGTTGCTGCTGATGCTGATGCTGGAGTACATGATGACGACCATCAGTGTCTTTGCCCATGGCCTCGGTGCAGAT TTCAGGTCGATCCTTGGCTCGGCGCCTCCTCCTTCTTGAACGCCTTCTCCACGGTCAGCCCCTCCCTGCATTATCTGATTAAACGGGGATATGATGAAACCTTCATAGATTGCAATACTATACCAATCTGTCGTGTCCATCAGGACCAGCTATCTTCCCTTGAGCACTATTGGATAGCTTTCCCATTAGTTTCTGTGTTGATTTCTATGTGTATGAAGCAAAACTTTCGGTGTCAGTCCAGCTGTGCTTCCACAAAACTGGGAGACAATCATATGATCGAGAGACATACCTGCACCTAG
- the LOC127299883 gene encoding uncharacterized protein isoform X2 produces the protein MASSHILFFLFIHCGKAAFQFRDLGRASRTGIFSIMCRFQINVGIVTGWLQFRYNYTYGDIDDSIESITHLPMLQVAADADAGVHDDDHQCLCPWPRCRFQVDPWLGASSFLNAFSTVSPSLHYLIKRGYDETFIDCNTIPICRVHQDQLSSLEHYWIAFPLVSVLISMCMKQNFRCQSSCASTKLGDNHMIERHTCT, from the exons ATGGCTTCTTCACACATCCTTTTTTTCCTCTTCATCCACT GTGGAAAGGCAGCCTTTCAATTCAGGGATCTCGGACGTGCATCTCGAACTGGAATATTCTCCATCATGTGTCGTTTCCAGAT AAACGTTGGAATCGTCACCGGCTGGCTGCAGTTCAG GTACAACTATACTTACGGAGACATAGATGATTCGATTGAATCGATCACGCATCTGCCGATGCTGCAAGTTGCTGCTGATGCTGATGCTGGAGTACATGATGACGACCATCAGTGTCTTTGCCCATGGCCTCGGTGCAGAT TTCAGGTCGATCCTTGGCTCGGCGCCTCCTCCTTCTTGAACGCCTTCTCCACGGTCAGCCCCTCCCTGCATTATCTGATTAAACGGGGATATGATGAAACCTTCATAGATTGCAATACTATACCAATCTGTCGTGTCCATCAGGACCAGCTATCTTCCCTTGAGCACTATTGGATAGCTTTCCCATTAGTTTCTGTGTTGATTTCTATGTGTATGAAGCAAAACTTTCGGTGTCAGTCCAGCTGTGCTTCCACAAAACTGGGAGACAATCATATGATCGAGAGACATACCTGCACCTAG